One Aureibacillus halotolerans DNA segment encodes these proteins:
- a CDS encoding flavodoxin domain-containing protein, with protein MKILVAYVSMSGSTEEISELIVEGIEAAGHSAERIHIEEEGLEAKALAAYDGILIGSYTYGNGDLPYEMDDFYDDLNDVELAHTTFAVFGSCDSAYEIYGGAVDTLEKKLIDCGSVQLQSSLKVELAPMGEEMEACRQYGRQFAERLHETKTTQQK; from the coding sequence ATGAAAATTCTTGTTGCCTATGTGAGCATGTCTGGTTCAACAGAAGAGATTTCGGAACTGATTGTCGAAGGCATTGAAGCGGCAGGACATTCTGCGGAGCGAATTCATATTGAAGAAGAAGGACTAGAGGCAAAAGCATTGGCGGCGTATGACGGCATCCTTATTGGTTCTTATACGTATGGAAACGGAGATCTCCCTTATGAAATGGACGATTTTTATGACGATTTAAACGATGTTGAGTTAGCACATACCACCTTCGCAGTGTTCGGCTCATGTGACTCCGCGTATGAAATATATGGAGGAGCTGTGGATACATTAGAGAAGAAGTTGATCGACTGTGGAAGTGTTCAGCTTCAGTCCTCGTTAAAGGTGGAGCTGGCGCCGATGGGAGAAGAGATGGAGGCTTGCAGACAGTACGGCAGGCAGTTTGCGGAACGATTGCATGAGACGAAAACAACGCAACAAAAATGA
- a CDS encoding NAD(P)H-dependent flavin oxidoreductase: protein MWNENNLTQMLKINYPIIQAGMAGGVTTPELVAAVSNAGGLGTLGAGYMSPEKMSQAIVEIKKQTTKPFAVNVFIPEYPEVTDEELLNANQSLRAFREELQLTTKPTLNQDDLLFERQMEVILNHEVPVCSFTFGVPSKERLHVLKEKKIITIGTATTVNEAVLNEESGVDMIVAQGSEAGGHRGTFHGAFEASMIGTMSLIPQVVDQVSIPVIAAGGIMDGRGIFASLVLGAQAAQLGTAFVTSLESGAKEQHKEAILNTTEDQTVMTSVFSGKPARGIQNQFSKKMKEHEGTLPGYPILNALTQDIRKEAAKRNRPELMSLWCGQNPRLSQKQSATEWMVETIAQIERVSNG from the coding sequence ATGTGGAATGAAAATAATCTAACACAGATGCTTAAGATCAACTACCCAATCATTCAGGCGGGGATGGCTGGCGGGGTGACAACGCCTGAATTAGTCGCTGCCGTTTCTAACGCCGGTGGATTAGGGACGTTGGGTGCCGGGTACATGAGTCCCGAAAAAATGAGCCAAGCCATCGTTGAGATAAAAAAACAGACGACAAAACCGTTCGCTGTCAATGTTTTTATCCCTGAATATCCAGAAGTGACCGATGAAGAACTGCTCAATGCAAATCAATCGTTACGAGCCTTTAGGGAAGAACTGCAACTAACAACGAAACCCACTCTCAACCAAGATGATTTGCTTTTTGAGAGACAAATGGAAGTGATTTTAAACCATGAGGTTCCAGTGTGCAGCTTTACGTTTGGCGTCCCCTCAAAAGAACGCCTTCACGTATTGAAGGAAAAAAAGATCATTACAATTGGGACCGCAACCACAGTGAATGAAGCTGTTCTGAATGAGGAGAGTGGGGTAGATATGATTGTCGCCCAAGGCAGTGAAGCTGGGGGGCATCGAGGCACTTTTCACGGTGCCTTTGAAGCGTCTATGATTGGGACGATGTCATTAATTCCCCAAGTCGTTGATCAAGTCAGTATCCCAGTGATTGCTGCGGGTGGGATTATGGACGGTAGAGGTATTTTTGCTTCTCTTGTTTTAGGCGCCCAAGCGGCACAGCTAGGCACCGCTTTTGTCACCAGCTTGGAAAGTGGTGCCAAGGAGCAACATAAGGAAGCCATTTTAAACACTACAGAGGATCAAACAGTAATGACGTCAGTGTTTAGTGGGAAACCTGCAAGAGGAATACAAAACCAATTTAGTAAGAAGATGAAAGAGCATGAAGGCACGTTGCCGGGGTATCCCATTCTGAATGCATTGACACAAGACATTCGAAAAGAAGCAGCTAAACGTAATAGACCGGAATTGATGTCGCTTTGGTGTGGGCAAAATCCGCGTTTAAGTCAAAAACAATCTGCCACAGAATGGATGGTCGAAACAATCGCTCAGATTGAGCGTGTTTCGAATGGCTAG
- a CDS encoding MFS transporter, whose translation MRKRNVHQEPLWTRSFTMLVIANLFVFMSFQMLIPIMPPYIQSLGATELEIGLVTTLFSVGAVIIRPFIGYLLSYRARRWLVLIGSMSLLIMTILYPLSNIVLVFLMIRLFHGIAWGWSTTVNGTAAVDITPNARLGEGMGYFGLSVTIGMIVAPGLGIILYNQYDFNVNIIVSAILGVAAFFMLSTIKYSTPEAVEATKKEDVPFSFLGSLVEKNGWYPAIVTLCSTFAYGTVVTFIMIFAEDRAIESIFLFYVMNAIVATIVRPITGRWFDRRGPRAIVISCAFIAFIAMWVLSYTTSWIGILVVGSLFGLGFGSLMPALQAWVLSKASSERRGVANGMYMSCIDLGIGLSSLIFGLIASSVQTGTLFQMSSVFFLVAIALTWKADKNTIDTRPPSSRSVQQS comes from the coding sequence TTGAGGAAAAGAAACGTACACCAAGAGCCATTGTGGACTCGTTCCTTCACGATGCTCGTCATTGCCAATTTATTTGTTTTTATGAGCTTTCAAATGTTAATCCCTATCATGCCCCCTTATATTCAATCTCTTGGTGCAACTGAGTTAGAGATTGGACTTGTAACTACGCTATTTTCTGTTGGTGCTGTCATTATACGTCCCTTTATTGGGTATTTACTGAGCTATCGTGCACGTCGATGGCTTGTCCTCATTGGTTCAATGTCACTTCTCATCATGACAATACTGTATCCATTGTCAAATATCGTCCTTGTCTTTTTAATGATCAGACTTTTCCATGGCATCGCCTGGGGATGGTCCACGACAGTGAACGGCACAGCGGCTGTGGACATCACACCAAATGCCCGCTTAGGCGAGGGGATGGGGTATTTTGGACTTTCAGTGACGATTGGGATGATTGTTGCGCCTGGGCTTGGAATTATTCTCTACAATCAGTATGACTTCAACGTTAATATAATTGTTTCAGCGATTCTCGGAGTTGCCGCATTTTTCATGCTTTCTACAATTAAATATTCCACACCTGAGGCCGTCGAAGCGACAAAAAAAGAGGATGTGCCCTTTTCGTTTCTAGGTTCCCTTGTTGAAAAAAATGGCTGGTATCCAGCGATTGTAACGTTATGCTCCACCTTTGCTTATGGCACGGTCGTGACCTTTATTATGATTTTTGCCGAAGACCGTGCGATTGAAAGTATTTTTCTGTTTTATGTAATGAACGCGATTGTTGCGACCATTGTCCGTCCGATCACAGGACGGTGGTTTGACCGTAGAGGACCTCGTGCCATCGTCATTAGTTGTGCGTTTATTGCCTTTATCGCGATGTGGGTGCTCTCGTATACAACCTCATGGATTGGCATTTTAGTTGTTGGCTCTTTATTTGGACTTGGCTTTGGCTCTCTAATGCCGGCATTGCAAGCCTGGGTGCTGTCGAAAGCATCATCTGAACGCAGAGGCGTCGCCAACGGAATGTACATGTCCTGTATTGACCTTGGTATCGGCCTAAGTAGCTTAATTTTTGGGCTTATCGCTAGCTCCGTTCAAACAGGAACACTTTTTCAAATGTCGAGTGTATTTTTCCTCGTAGCCATTGCCCTTACCTGGAAGGCAGATAAAAATACAATTGATACAAGACCTCCTTCCTCACGTTCGGTGCAGCAGAGTTAA
- a CDS encoding type 1 glutamine amidotransferase domain-containing protein: MRLSNKKVIALVDEEFEDLELHYPILRLQEEGAKVDLVGQEAEKTYMGKYGVPARTTHAYSDIDPSAYDAVLVPGGWAPDKLRRYPEVLDIVRHMDEHKKPIGQICHAGWVLISANILKGVKVTSTPGIKDDMTNAGAEWFDDAVVVDGHIISSRRPPDLPPYVKAFADVLADQ, encoded by the coding sequence ATGAGACTTTCTAACAAGAAAGTGATTGCCCTAGTGGATGAAGAGTTTGAAGATCTAGAATTGCACTACCCGATCCTTCGTCTTCAAGAAGAAGGCGCCAAGGTCGACTTGGTTGGGCAAGAAGCCGAGAAAACGTATATGGGTAAATATGGCGTTCCTGCGCGTACCACACATGCGTATAGTGACATTGATCCAAGCGCATATGATGCTGTTCTTGTACCAGGGGGTTGGGCGCCAGACAAGCTACGACGCTACCCAGAGGTGTTAGATATCGTTCGTCATATGGACGAGCACAAAAAGCCCATCGGACAAATTTGCCACGCTGGCTGGGTGCTTATATCGGCAAATATTTTAAAAGGCGTCAAGGTCACGAGTACACCAGGCATTAAAGACGACATGACCAATGCTGGAGCCGAGTGGTTTGATGATGCCGTTGTTGTTGACGGTCACATTATCTCAAGCAGACGACCACCTGATCTCCCCCCTTACGTGAAGGCTTTTGCAGATGTACTGGCTGATCAATAA
- a CDS encoding adenine deaminase C-terminal domain-containing protein: MHVDVLVTNANVYHSSFKCFEGADVAIKDGRFLYIGQADGRFTADIVLDAEGRSMIPGLVDIHLHIESSMMTPDTFSYGLLKNGVTTVVAEPHEMANVFGIEGITAMIEAQDKCTADLFTAIPSSVPATPRETTGGTIEVEDMEALISSGKVICLGEIMNYVDVIRDPDCKTNQVLDYMRAKHPNLVIEGHCPKLMDLELAQFIFAGADSDHTHQTPEGMEARIKAGMFIELQEKSMTPDVMQYVLDTPALAEHFCFVTDDVMADAFLETGHLNHIVKKAIAMGMRAEDAIYAATYTSARRMNMTDRGSIAPGKIADFSLLDDVNAMAIHSVYKKGAHVFSASSKEKQASKEKQFPSHFYSSVQLSPLSEADFVIKTKKQGTVSCRVMNVNDGSTFTEESHETLTTSNGEICWEESSQGCVAVFERYGKNGQSARGLIQGDTIKRGAIATTYSHDNHNLLVVGQTKADMTIAANEVIAAQGGFCVVENGKVTHFLALPVGGILTELPFEEAAKEVAKLRRAMEALGYEHYNPVMSISTHSLPVSPALKITDHGLIDVNEGIVVPLEV, encoded by the coding sequence ATGCATGTAGATGTGCTTGTCACGAATGCTAATGTGTATCACTCTTCCTTTAAATGCTTTGAAGGCGCAGATGTAGCGATTAAAGATGGGCGATTTCTTTATATTGGTCAGGCAGATGGACGTTTTACGGCAGATATCGTTCTAGATGCTGAGGGAAGAAGTATGATTCCTGGGCTTGTCGACATTCATTTGCATATTGAAAGCTCAATGATGACACCAGACACCTTTTCCTACGGTTTGTTGAAAAATGGGGTGACAACCGTTGTTGCGGAGCCCCATGAAATGGCGAATGTGTTTGGCATTGAAGGAATCACAGCCATGATTGAAGCCCAAGACAAGTGCACAGCGGATTTATTTACCGCGATCCCAAGCTCTGTGCCAGCGACGCCAAGGGAAACCACAGGGGGAACAATTGAAGTCGAAGACATGGAAGCATTGATCTCCTCTGGGAAGGTCATTTGTCTTGGAGAGATTATGAATTATGTCGACGTTATTCGTGATCCTGACTGCAAAACCAATCAAGTGTTGGATTATATGAGAGCGAAACATCCAAACTTGGTGATTGAAGGGCATTGTCCGAAGCTAATGGACCTTGAGCTTGCCCAGTTCATTTTTGCTGGCGCAGATTCAGATCATACCCATCAAACGCCAGAAGGTATGGAAGCACGCATCAAAGCAGGCATGTTTATTGAGCTGCAAGAAAAGTCTATGACGCCAGACGTGATGCAATATGTGTTGGACACGCCAGCTTTGGCAGAGCATTTTTGCTTTGTGACAGATGATGTCATGGCGGACGCCTTTTTGGAGACGGGGCACTTAAACCATATCGTAAAAAAAGCGATAGCAATGGGCATGCGTGCAGAGGATGCGATTTATGCCGCCACGTATACGTCCGCACGTCGGATGAACATGACAGATCGCGGCAGCATTGCTCCGGGGAAAATAGCAGACTTCTCATTGCTAGATGATGTCAATGCCATGGCGATTCATTCGGTGTATAAGAAAGGGGCACATGTGTTTAGTGCCTCTTCGAAGGAGAAGCAGGCAAGTAAGGAAAAGCAATTTCCTTCCCATTTTTACTCGTCCGTTCAACTGTCGCCGTTATCCGAAGCTGATTTTGTGATAAAAACAAAGAAGCAAGGTACCGTAAGTTGCCGCGTAATGAACGTCAATGACGGGTCGACGTTTACCGAGGAGTCGCATGAAACATTGACCACGAGCAATGGTGAAATATGTTGGGAAGAGAGCTCCCAAGGCTGTGTGGCCGTCTTCGAACGCTACGGAAAAAATGGGCAAAGTGCTCGTGGGTTAATTCAAGGGGATACGATTAAGCGAGGCGCCATTGCAACGACATACTCCCATGACAATCATAACCTACTTGTTGTTGGGCAAACCAAAGCAGATATGACAATTGCTGCAAATGAAGTTATTGCTGCACAAGGGGGCTTCTGTGTTGTCGAAAACGGAAAAGTGACTCACTTTTTAGCGTTGCCTGTAGGCGGCATTCTAACGGAGTTGCCTTTTGAAGAAGCGGCAAAAGAAGTTGCTAAACTCAGACGCGCGATGGAAGCGTTAGGCTACGAGCATTACAATCCAGTTATGTCTATTAGCACACATTCATTGCCAGTGAGCCCTGCCTTAAAAATTACGGACCACGGACTCATCGATGTCAACGAAGGTATTGTCGTCCCTCTTGAGGTGTAA
- a CDS encoding type IA DNA topoisomerase: MDAIVAEKASQAEALAAPFSHQKQKDVIIIRPCEQFPQGAKIVWCAGHLFEIKSPHELNGQWKRWSLDHLPMLPDQFQYKMVRGRAKRFQSIKTVLRDPSVRTIIAAGDPGREGELIVQLVVRMTGVKKPMKRLWTQSLTPQAVKDAFSNLLDIEATRPLYEEALARSYADWLVGMNTSRAYTLLLRQQQQAREVYATGRVQTPTLALIVQREKAIQAFTEELFYEVIGTFDVEGNVYEGTLQREGGTRFVSKEEAEKHANEAVNQPSQITSATHETKQLQPPNLHSLSSLQALANKRYKYGAKKTLQLLQKLYERSYISYPRTDSPFVTAAEAATFPEILKKLGQQQTFADLLIHTTRSIATDRRYVNAKKVTDHHAILPTEKMPKMDRLGKDEAAMYDLVVRSFIAAHCAPAKYSHRNITTLCAERTFLSKSKQLLEPGWRKVLFAEETPSSKPLPDVIEGMTGISRKMNVKEGKTEPPKRYTEGDLITAMKNAGQAIEDKQLGRVLKEASGIGEESTRSAIIERLKALEYITLQKHRIVPTEKAHVLINCIGDTVLASPELTARWEKRLKEIGSGKASSEQFIMQSRKFASKLVTDAVQASSGWIVQPLEQKQNASPPRTRQTQLSSKEPLGSCPTCGGNVVDKGKLYGCDQFSTTKCPFTLSKTILGKSITAAAVKKLLTNGKSSLIKGFKGKSSFDAYLVWKDREKGSLGFEFAKPKRSSKQTTKKE; this comes from the coding sequence ATGGATGCCATAGTGGCTGAAAAAGCGAGCCAGGCAGAAGCATTGGCAGCGCCTTTTTCACATCAAAAACAAAAAGATGTAATCATTATTCGCCCGTGTGAACAGTTCCCACAAGGCGCGAAAATTGTGTGGTGTGCAGGTCATTTGTTTGAAATTAAATCGCCCCATGAGTTGAATGGGCAATGGAAGCGGTGGTCACTTGATCATTTGCCGATGTTGCCAGATCAATTTCAATACAAAATGGTACGCGGTCGTGCAAAACGTTTTCAATCAATAAAAACGGTACTTCGCGACCCGAGTGTGCGCACGATTATTGCGGCAGGAGACCCAGGACGTGAGGGGGAGCTTATCGTTCAGCTCGTCGTCCGCATGACCGGCGTGAAAAAACCTATGAAACGACTTTGGACACAAAGCCTGACACCTCAAGCGGTGAAGGATGCGTTTTCTAATCTGCTTGATATCGAGGCGACACGACCACTATATGAAGAGGCATTAGCCCGAAGTTATGCGGATTGGCTTGTCGGAATGAATACAAGCCGTGCCTATACATTACTTCTACGTCAACAGCAGCAAGCTCGTGAAGTGTACGCGACAGGACGTGTGCAAACGCCAACTCTAGCCTTAATTGTGCAACGGGAAAAAGCCATTCAGGCGTTTACTGAAGAGCTTTTTTATGAAGTGATTGGTACGTTTGACGTGGAAGGCAACGTTTATGAAGGCACATTGCAGCGCGAAGGAGGCACGAGATTCGTATCTAAAGAAGAAGCAGAAAAGCATGCGAATGAGGCCGTCAATCAGCCGAGCCAAATCACCTCGGCAACGCATGAAACAAAGCAGCTGCAACCACCGAATCTTCATAGCTTGTCTTCACTGCAGGCGTTGGCGAATAAACGGTATAAATATGGAGCCAAGAAGACACTTCAACTTTTACAGAAGCTGTACGAGCGATCGTATATTTCTTATCCGCGAACAGACAGCCCGTTTGTGACAGCAGCGGAAGCAGCGACGTTTCCAGAGATCCTGAAAAAATTAGGACAACAGCAGACTTTTGCTGATTTGCTGATCCATACAACACGATCGATTGCGACAGATCGTCGCTATGTGAACGCCAAAAAAGTGACGGATCATCATGCTATCCTACCTACTGAGAAAATGCCGAAGATGGACAGGCTTGGGAAAGATGAGGCCGCTATGTATGATCTTGTAGTCCGTTCCTTTATTGCGGCTCACTGTGCACCTGCGAAATACAGTCATCGCAACATCACGACATTGTGTGCAGAGCGAACCTTCTTGTCAAAAAGCAAGCAGCTGTTAGAGCCTGGATGGCGGAAGGTGTTGTTTGCAGAGGAAACGCCATCGTCGAAACCGCTGCCCGATGTGATAGAAGGAATGACTGGTATTTCGAGAAAAATGAATGTCAAAGAAGGAAAAACAGAGCCACCAAAGCGGTATACAGAAGGGGACTTAATCACGGCAATGAAAAATGCCGGTCAGGCAATTGAAGACAAGCAGCTTGGACGAGTTCTGAAAGAAGCCTCAGGCATTGGTGAAGAGAGCACTCGTTCAGCCATTATTGAACGTCTCAAAGCGCTGGAGTATATTACGCTTCAAAAGCATCGCATCGTCCCGACGGAAAAAGCGCATGTGCTTATTAACTGTATAGGAGACACCGTCTTAGCCTCACCAGAGCTCACGGCACGATGGGAGAAACGGTTGAAGGAAATTGGCTCAGGCAAGGCGTCCTCAGAACAGTTTATTATGCAATCTAGAAAATTTGCCAGCAAGCTCGTGACAGATGCGGTTCAAGCATCCTCGGGCTGGATCGTTCAGCCATTAGAACAAAAACAAAACGCATCTCCTCCAAGGACACGGCAAACGCAATTGTCTTCAAAAGAGCCTCTGGGTTCTTGCCCCACATGTGGGGGGAACGTCGTTGACAAAGGAAAACTGTATGGCTGTGATCAATTTAGCACAACAAAATGCCCGTTCACGTTGAGCAAGACGATTTTAGGAAAATCGATTACAGCAGCGGCAGTCAAAAAGCTTCTCACTAATGGAAAATCTTCGCTTATTAAAGGGTTCAAAGGTAAATCATCATTTGATGCCTACCTCGTATGGAAAGACAGGGAAAAAGGAAGTTTAGGGTTTGAATTTGCTAAACCAAAGCGATCATCAAAACAAACGACGAAGAAGGAGTGA
- a CDS encoding alpha-N-arabinofuranosidase, translating to MSEMKIRPFPEKKTISKHIYGHFSEHLGRCIYEGFWVGEDSEIPNTDGIRNDVVEALKQLNIPVLRWPGGCFADEYHWKDGVGPKSERARMINTHWGGVEENNHFGTHEFLRLCELLETEPYISGNLGSGTVREMQEWVEYMTNDGESPMVNWRKENGKKEPWKIKYFGVGNENWGCGGNMRPEYYADEYRRYATYVRNYNGNEIYKIACGPNVEDYKWTEVLMREASCRMHGLSLHYYTTATGVWKKKGPATGFGSNEWFSTLKNTLYMEELIQKHSKIMDKYDPEKRVGIIIDEWGTWYDVEPGTNPGFLYQQNSLRDALVAGINLNLFHKHCDRVHMANIAQIVNVLQSVLLTDGEKMVKTPTYHVFNMFKVHQDAELLDLHFESQEYRLGNEVIPQISASASQNAEGTIHLSLCNLSHKDSAELSVSIEGLTNATVHGQILTSDTLDAHNTFDAPDTLSPEIFQDASVRSGNVHVALPPASVVVLALT from the coding sequence ATGAGTGAAATGAAAATTCGCCCGTTCCCCGAAAAGAAAACGATTAGCAAACACATTTATGGTCATTTTTCTGAACATTTAGGTCGCTGTATCTATGAAGGTTTTTGGGTTGGTGAGGACTCAGAAATTCCAAATACGGACGGCATTCGCAATGATGTTGTGGAAGCGCTTAAACAGTTAAACATTCCAGTCTTACGCTGGCCTGGCGGCTGCTTTGCTGACGAATATCATTGGAAGGATGGCGTTGGTCCAAAAAGCGAACGCGCAAGGATGATCAATACCCATTGGGGTGGTGTCGAGGAAAACAATCACTTTGGCACGCATGAGTTTTTACGGCTATGTGAGTTGTTGGAGACCGAGCCTTACATTAGCGGCAATTTAGGAAGCGGCACCGTTCGAGAAATGCAAGAATGGGTTGAATATATGACCAATGATGGCGAATCCCCTATGGTCAATTGGCGAAAAGAAAACGGAAAAAAAGAGCCTTGGAAAATTAAATACTTCGGCGTTGGTAATGAAAACTGGGGCTGTGGTGGCAACATGCGTCCCGAATATTATGCAGATGAATATCGACGTTATGCGACGTATGTGCGCAATTACAATGGCAACGAGATTTATAAAATCGCTTGTGGACCTAATGTCGAAGACTATAAATGGACTGAAGTGCTCATGCGCGAAGCCTCCTGCCGAATGCACGGTCTTAGCCTTCATTACTATACGACGGCTACAGGCGTTTGGAAGAAAAAAGGTCCTGCCACTGGGTTTGGCTCAAACGAATGGTTTAGTACACTGAAAAACACACTGTATATGGAGGAATTAATACAGAAACACTCTAAGATTATGGACAAATATGATCCTGAAAAACGAGTAGGCATTATTATTGATGAGTGGGGCACATGGTACGACGTCGAACCGGGCACTAATCCTGGATTTCTTTACCAACAAAATTCCCTTCGTGATGCACTTGTCGCCGGCATTAATCTGAATTTGTTCCATAAACATTGCGACCGTGTCCATATGGCCAACATTGCTCAAATTGTAAACGTCCTGCAATCTGTCCTTCTAACTGATGGTGAAAAAATGGTGAAAACCCCGACCTATCATGTGTTTAACATGTTCAAGGTGCATCAGGATGCCGAGCTGTTAGACCTCCATTTTGAAAGCCAAGAATATCGTTTAGGGAATGAAGTGATACCGCAGATTAGTGCGTCAGCTTCACAAAATGCAGAAGGAACCATTCATCTCTCCTTATGCAATCTATCACACAAAGATAGCGCTGAGTTATCAGTATCCATTGAAGGGCTCACGAATGCGACAGTTCACGGGCAAATCTTAACGTCTGATACACTCGATGCACACAACACTTTTGATGCACCAGATACCTTGAGTCCGGAGATTTTCCAAGACGCTTCAGTTCGTTCCGGTAACGTACACGTTGCTTTACCACCAGCATCTGTCGTCGTTTTGGCATTAACGTAA
- a CDS encoding OsmC family protein, giving the protein MAIHHFHLKAGWEGGRNSEGRISCGKLESKVSIPKSMGGPGAGTNPDEMLLGAAATCFLITLAAMLERSNVTVAPLTLESEALVDVTDNVFTYKEITHRPTIVFTAVESPELEKKVERLAHKAEASCMITRALKGNVEVKAEPIIKWGIE; this is encoded by the coding sequence ATGGCGATTCACCACTTTCATTTGAAAGCAGGCTGGGAAGGCGGTAGAAATAGTGAAGGGCGCATCTCTTGTGGAAAGCTTGAATCCAAAGTATCCATTCCTAAAAGCATGGGCGGACCGGGCGCAGGGACGAATCCGGACGAAATGCTGCTTGGCGCCGCTGCCACATGCTTCCTCATTACACTAGCGGCGATGCTTGAACGCTCGAATGTTACGGTCGCACCGCTTACTCTCGAATCAGAAGCTCTTGTTGATGTGACAGACAACGTATTCACCTATAAAGAGATTACCCACCGGCCAACCATCGTGTTTACCGCAGTAGAATCGCCAGAGCTTGAGAAAAAGGTGGAGCGGCTTGCCCACAAAGCGGAAGCTTCCTGTATGATTACACGAGCGTTAAAAGGCAACGTGGAAGTGAAGGCAGAACCGATTATAAAGTGGGGCATCGAATGA
- a CDS encoding type II asparaginase produces the protein MMKKRVVALGLAFSLAIPASTGFAASSTSSVQDLLGMQEESLPNVKILATGGTIAGSAASNTATTGYTAGAIGVETLIDAVPELTDIATISGEQIANVGSPNIDTDVLLTLAKRVNVLLAQDDTDGIVITHGTDTLEETAFFLHMTVKSDKPVVVVGAMRPATAISADGPMNLYNAVKVAGAEKSVGKGVLVVLNDRIGSARMISKTNTTMLDTFQSEEYGFLGAIAGGEIHYYQEMLRKHTTETPFDVSELTELPQVDILYGYQNMPSYLFEAAAANGADGIVTAGSGNGSLSSIGSEVVKKVIEKGIPVVRASRVGNGIVTETSNGIAADSLNPQKARILLMLALTETDDPEVIEQYFNEF, from the coding sequence ATGATGAAAAAACGTGTGGTTGCCCTCGGTCTAGCTTTTAGTCTAGCAATTCCTGCATCAACAGGGTTCGCAGCCTCTTCAACATCATCCGTTCAGGATCTGTTAGGGATGCAGGAAGAATCGCTTCCTAATGTTAAGATTCTTGCAACAGGAGGTACGATCGCTGGGTCTGCCGCGTCAAATACTGCGACAACAGGGTATACGGCAGGCGCTATTGGCGTGGAAACACTCATTGATGCCGTACCAGAACTTACCGATATCGCAACGATTAGCGGTGAACAGATCGCTAATGTAGGCAGCCCAAATATCGATACAGACGTGTTGCTAACACTTGCGAAACGTGTAAATGTACTACTTGCACAAGATGATACAGATGGCATTGTGATCACTCATGGTACCGACACACTTGAAGAAACCGCTTTTTTCTTACATATGACAGTGAAATCAGACAAGCCTGTAGTCGTTGTTGGTGCAATGCGACCTGCAACAGCTATTTCTGCTGACGGGCCTATGAATTTATATAATGCCGTCAAGGTCGCAGGCGCTGAAAAATCAGTCGGCAAAGGGGTCTTGGTTGTTCTTAATGACCGCATTGGGTCAGCCAGAATGATCTCAAAAACAAATACAACGATGCTCGATACATTCCAGAGTGAAGAATATGGGTTTTTAGGCGCTATCGCTGGTGGTGAAATACATTATTATCAAGAGATGCTTCGAAAGCACACGACAGAAACACCATTTGATGTGAGTGAATTGACGGAACTGCCTCAAGTCGATATTTTGTACGGGTACCAAAACATGCCTTCTTATCTCTTTGAAGCGGCAGCTGCAAATGGAGCTGATGGGATTGTAACTGCTGGGTCTGGCAACGGGTCCTTGTCGTCCATCGGATCAGAGGTGGTGAAGAAAGTCATTGAAAAGGGAATCCCTGTCGTCAGAGCCTCACGCGTTGGCAATGGCATCGTTACAGAAACGTCAAACGGAATTGCAGCGGATTCCTTAAACCCGCAAAAAGCACGTATTTTACTTATGCTCGCGCTTACTGAAACCGATGACCCAGAAGTTATTGAGCAATACTTTAACGAATTTTAA